The DNA region GCGTCGTCGATGTAGCCGATGACCGGGTTGCCGGTTTCGGGCGAGGGGATGATGGTGTGCGGACGGGAGCGCACCAGGCGGACGCCGTCCTGCAACGCCTTGTTCTTGTAGCTCTCGAAGTTCTTTCCGAAGGTGCGCAGGTCCATGTAGAAGATGGTGGTCTCGGCCCCGTCGCCAATGGCCTTGCGGGCCAGCACGGCCTCCTTGAGCGAGAACATGCAGCAGATGGAGGAGCAGTAGTCCGCGCCGGTCTTCAGATCGCGGGAGCCTACGCACTGTATCCAGGCGATGCGTTTTGCGGGCTTTCCGTCACCTGGGCGGAACAGCTTGCCCTCGCTGGGGCCGGTCTTGGAGAGGATACGCTCGAACTCCACGGCTGTGACCACGCCGGGGATGACGCCGTAGCCCAGGGTGTCCGAGAACTTGCGCGGGTCGAAGCACTCGAACCCGCCGGCCAGGACCACTGCGCCCACGTCCAGCACGATGCGCTTGTCCGAGAGGATGCGCATGTAGAGCTTGTCCATCCACGGGACCAGGGTCCGCGGTTCCAACGGCTTGGCCAGCACCTCGCGGGCCCCCAGCTTGAGCAGCTCGTTCGCGCGTTCTTTGGACTCCTCGGAGGCCATCAGCACCACCGTGAGGTCGGGCCGCAGCTCCTTGGCGCGCAGCAGGATGCGCTCGGCGTCCATGTCCTTCATGTCCACGTCCAGGAGCATGAGGCGGAAGCGGTCGTCCTCTGCCAGCAAGTCCACGGCCTCGGCACCTGTGGTGACGCCGTGCAGCGGGAAGTTCTGCGCCTGGAGCCAGTCGGAGAGGAACTCGCCGGTGTTGGGGTCCGGGTCGGCGATGAGGATGTGGAAGTCCTTGCGTTCCTCGAACTTGAAGTCGATGGCTCCGGTGGGACAGGCTTCGTAGCACTGCCAGCAGCGCAAGCAGTTATCCAGGTCCACCACGTAGCGGTTGGGGATGTTGTGCGGCACCGGCAGGTATACGGCCGGCCGCTGGGTGAGCCCGGCATTGAACTCGTTGGGCACACGCACCGGGCAGACTTCGGAGCATTGGCCGCAGGACACGCACTTGTGCGGATCGACCAGGGTGGAGCGCTGCACGAGCTCTGCCGTGAAGCGGCCCGGCTCTCCATCCAGGGCAGTGAGCTCCGTGGAGAGGTAGAGATCGATGTTGTCGTGGAACAGCCCCTTGCGCAGGCAGTATTGGCTGGCCGAGTCCCGCGCCATCAGCGGCAGCATCTTGCACATGCCGCAGTGGTCGTTGGGGAACTGGTGGTCGAGCTGGGCCAGGATGCCGCCGTGGTGGGGCCGCTGGTCGATGAGCGCCACCCTGTGGCCCGTGACCGCCAGGTCCAGGGCTGCGCGGATGCCGCCGATGCCGGCTCCGACCACTAGCGCCGCGTAATTCTTCTTCATGGCTTCTCTCCGCTGGCTTCCTGTTCACGCCGCTAGTCGGCGCCCGCCACCTCCGGGAACTCGTCCGCCTTGAACACGGACAAGGGCGGCGGCTCGTCGAAGCTGCGTCCGGGCACGTAGTCAAACCCTGCCTGGGTGCGCGCGCCCACGGTGCGGAACAGCTCCATCACCGGGATATCGTTGGGGCAGGCGTTGGAGCACTGGCCGCAGCCCACGCAGGAGGTGGACATGTGCGCGAGCCGCGTGAGGTGGAAGAAGAGGGTGTCCGTAGGCATCTTGAGCATGCCCTTGTGCCTGGCCCAGCCCAGGTACTGCCACGGCTTGTGGTCGAAGACGTCGGTGAGGAAGACGCACTCCTTGCAGTAGCACACCGGGCAGGCTGCGCGGCAGTTGTAGCAGTTCACGCAACGGGCAAAGAACTCCGAGAGCCCGGCCAGGGTGGAGGTGGCTTCGTGGGTGCGCTCGAACATGGCGTTGCGGTAGGCGGTGCGCTTCTCGACCAGGGCGTCCATGGCGGCGCGCCGCGCGGACGGGTCCTCCACATCGGCTAGGCCCAGCCGGCTGAGCACGGCCTCGCCCTGGGGCGTGTGGGCCGTGACCACGAAGTGGTCCCCAAGGTCCATGCCCACCAGGCCGATGCCGATGTCCGCACCCAGAGGCTCCAGGTTCTCGCAGGACTGGCACGCCTCGGCGATGTCGTAGTCGCTCTGGGCCGTGTCCTCGGAACCGCCGGTCTTGCCCAGGAACCCGGAGGTAAGGGACATGGGGTCATCGCCGCCGATGTAGCGCGGGTAGTTCCTGTTGCTGTACGCGCCCAGGCAGTCGAACCCGATGAGCAGGATCTCGTCCATGCTGCCCTGGTTGAGCTTGACCAGCTCCACAAAGGCGCGGATCTCGCACGGCCGGAGCACCGCGGCCACGCGGTCGCCGGAGCGTCCGTGGGTCAGCCGGGCGGCCATGCGTGCCGCGTTCATGGGGAATGCGGGCGCCAGGGGATCGGCCCTGTCCAGCCGCTCGGGATCGGTAATCAGCGTGGGCATGGGCATGCCGTGCGGGTTGAGGTGCGTCTGGACAAAAACGCCTCCGATCTCGCCCTGCCGTAGCAGCAGCTTCAGGAACTCCTGCACGCCCAGGACCGGGTCGGACCCGGGCACGTCGACTTTCGCGGTAGTGGCCATAGTGCTTCCCCCTTTGTGGAACGCGGCCTACAGGACCATCATGTCCCGTGTCTCGATGGGGCCGAGCTCGCGTATCTCCTCGATGAGGTCGTTGACCGTCTCGGCGAACTCGTTGCCTTCGCTGGCGCCCACCCAGGTGAGCTTCAGGCGGCGGCGGTCTATGCCGAACTGGTCGAGGATGTCGTTGAGCAGCTTGACCCGGCGGCGGGCCTTGTAGTTGCCGTTGATGTAGTGGCAGTCACCGGGGTGGCAGCCGCTGATGAGCACGGCGTCTGCGCCGCCCAGAAGCGCCTTGATCACGTACTTGGGGTCCACCATGCCGGTGCACATCATGCGCACCAGGCGCACATTGGGCCGCTGCACCAGCCGGGAGGTGCCGGCCAGGTCGGCCGCGGTATAGGTGCACCAGTTGCAGACAAAGGCCACGATGGTGGGCTCGAAGGCCTCGGTTGCCGGGGCCTGCGGGGTCTCTTCTTCGGCGACTGCGGTGTCCATGAGTTCCTCGCGCATATCGTCCTCCATGTTATTCTCTGGCGTGTTGTTCGCTGGTGAATGGGATCAGACCTCGGCCTCGGCCGGTTCGGCGCTTTCGGGCATGGCCTCCTCGGGTGCAGCTTCCTCGGGTACGACCTCGGCGGCCGGTCGCCTTGCCGTCTGCGGCTCGATTTTTTCAGGTGCGGGAGCCGGCGGCTTCACTGGCATCAGCAGGCCTTCGAGCTCGTTGAACACCTGCGTTTCGTTGAAGTGCTTGATCTGGGCAGCGCCGCTGGGGCAGTAGCCGGCGCAGCTGCCGCAGCCCTTGCACATGGCCTCGTTGACCACGGAGACCTGGCGGCGCTCGTCGAACTCGATGGCCGAGTAGGCGCAGAGGTCGATGCAGACCTTGCAGCCCACGCAGATGTCCGGGTTGATGTACGAGGTGGTGGGCGAGATGGAGACCGTGCCCTTGGCGGCCAGGGCCAGAGCCTGCGCCGCGCCGCCCGAGGCATGGGCCACGGCGTCCGGGATGTCCTTGGGCCCCTGGCAGGTGCCGGCCAGGAACACGCCGTCCGTGGCTGTGGAGACCGGGCCGAGCTTTGGGTGCTCCTCCAGAAGGAAGCCGTCCTGGCTGCGGCTGACGCCGAAGACGCGGGCAACCTCGGCCGTGTCCTTGCGCGGCTCCATGGCTGTGCAGAGGATGACCATGTCCACGGGCACGCGCACGATCTCGCCGAGCAGGGTGTCCTCGGCCACGACCACCAGCTTGCCGTCTTCCTCCAGAACCTCGGCCGGGCGGCCGCGGATAAAGGTCACGCCCTCGCCCTGCACGCGCTCGTAGAACTCCTCGTACCCTTTGCCGAAGCAGCGCATATCCATGTAAAAGTTGTAGATCGGGACGCTGTGGCCGACCTTGTCCTTGATCAGGTGGTCGTACTTGAGGGCGTACATGCAGCACACGCGCGAGCAGTACTGGTGGTAGTTGGCGTCGCGGCTGCCCACGCAGTGGATGATGGCCACGCTCTCTGGTGGCGTGCCGTCCTTGAGCAGGATCTTGCCGCCCGTGGGGCCCACGGCGTTGTTCAGCCGCTCGAACTGCAGGGCAGTGTAGACGTTGTCGAAGCGGCCGTAGCCGTACTCGCGGATGGGGCTGGGGTCCATGGTGTCGTAGCCCGTGGCCAGGACGATGCTGCCCACCTCCAGGGTCACGGAGCTCTCGGTCTGGGTGTAGTCGATGGCTCCGGTGGGGCAGAACTTCTCGCAGGCGCCGCACTTGTCCTTGGTCAGCTTGAGGCAGTGCTCGGCGTCGATGACCGGCGTGTTGGGCACGCTCTGGGGCGAGTTGCGGTAGATGGCCTTGCGCATGCCGATGCCTTCCTCGAACTCGCTGATTACCTTGGTGGGGCACTTCTCCAGGCAGGTGCCGCAGCCGGTGCAGATATCCTCGCGCACGTAGCGGGGCTTGCGTCGGACCGTGACCTTGTAGTTGCCCACAAAGCCGTCCACCTCGGTGACCTCGCTGTAGGTCATCAGGTGGATGTTGGGCTCCTGGGACACGGCCACCATCTTTGGCGTGGAGATGCACGCGGCGCAGTCCAGGGTGGGGAAGGTCTTGTCGAACTGGGCCATGTGGCCGCCGATGCTGGGGCCTTTCTCGATGAGGTGAACCATGTGGCCGGACTTGGCGATGTCCAGCGCGGCCTGGATGCCGGCGATGCCTGCGCCCACCACCATGACGTCCGGCAGCACGCCCACCTCGCGGGAGAAGAGCTCCTGGTGCCGGGCCACGCGGCGCACGGCCGCGGCCACGATGTGCTCAGCCTTGCGCGTGGCCTCCTCCGGGTCCTTGGTCACCCAGGAACAGTGCTCGCGGATGCAGGTGTGCTGCATCATGTAGGGATTCAGCCCGGCGCGGGCGCACGCCTTCTGGAAGGTTTTCTCGTGCAGACGCGGCGAGCAGGAGGCCACCACCACGCGGTTCAGGCCCAGGCTGCGGATGTCCTCCACGATGAGGTCCTGGCCGGGGTCCGAGCACATGAACTGGTAGTCGCGGGAGACCACCACGTCGCGGAGGCCGCCGGCGTACCGCGCCACCTCGGAGCAATCCACCTTTCCCGCGATGTTCGTTCCGCAATGACAGACGTAGACGCCTATTCGGTTTGCCATGCGCGTCCTCCTCGTGTGCTGGCTGCTCTACTTTCCGGCCAGCTCTAGGGTCAGCTCGCCCACGAGCTTTTTGAGCCGGGTGTTCTCCGTTTCAAGGTTGCCCTGGCTGCGGCATCGGGGCGGTCCGTCAAAGGCCCGCACGCAGTTGGAAAGGAAGTGGTCCCGCCACTTGTAGTACTGGCTGGGCCGAATCTCGTACCGGCGGCAGAGATCGGTTACGGATTCGCCCTCCAGCCCGGCGAGCACGATCCTCGTCTTGGTCTGGGCATCCCATTTTCTGCGTTTCATGCCGTCCCCCCACAGTTCCGCTGTTCCGTTTTTTCTTCGGGAACGCCGGCTTGACTAAGAGAGCTGGAGACGGATGCCGGCCGCCGCAGCGCCTTTGGCGCGCTGCTCCAACAGGGCGACTTTGCTCAGCATTGACGGACAGCGGCAATGACCGCGCCTGCGTCGGAGCAGTTCTTGGTCTCCTTGAAAAACAAGAACCATTCCGGCGGGAAATATGCGCAATGAAGCTGTGCCGTTAGTCCAGAAAAAGAGACTCCGGCCTGCGGTGGAATAGGGTAGATCGAGGGGAAATGTGTATTGTCCGGCGGGATGCGTCTTGCGCCGCAAGACGAGAAGGGACGGCAAGGAGACTAATTGTGCACGGCGATTGACGGATATCCATCATTCCACGGTTGCATATGTCTCCAAGCAGGTTCCAGGACGTTGTCCACGGTTTGTCTTGTGCTGTAAGACACGGCGCATGGGAAATACCTCAAAAATATGGGGTCAATTATCATAAGTGCCTGGAATATTTTTTCAATAACATCTTGATAGTAATGAGTGCATTATGCTATTGCTATTCACAATCACCGTAGAAGCCATCCAGCCACCCAACCCGGGCCAACTTAGGAAGGGGGCGTCATGGCCAAGGCGCTTTGCATAGACGACACTGTCCTGTGCCGGTCCCTGGAGACCGCGATGGGGCACTCTGACGTCGAAATGCGGATCGTGCAAAGCCTTGCCGCGGCCAGGGAAGCGCTCTACGACGAGCCGCAGGACGTGGTCATCCTCGGTTGCATCCCCCCTGGTCCGGCCGGTCTCGAATGCCTCAATGAGATCCGCAGAACACCGGGCCGTCCCGAAGTCCTCCTGCTCACCGACCATGGCGATCCCGAGTTCGCCGAGATAGCCATCCGCTCCGGCGCCTGGAGCTACATGATCAAGCCGCCCGTCACCGGCGATCTGGTCAAGGCTGTACTGCGCGCCCTGGACCATCGCGAGGAGCGCCGCACCCGGCGCAAGCCCGTGGCTCTCAAGCGCAACGGCATCTTTGGCGACAGTGAGGCCCTGCGTCGCTGCCTGGACCAGCTTGCCCAGGCCGCGGTCAGCGACTCCAGCGTGCTCATCAGCGGCGAGACCGGCACCGGCAAGGAGCTCTTCGCCACGGCCATCCACGAGAACAGCCCGCGCAGCAGTGGTGCCTTCGTGGTGGTGGACTGCGCGGCCATGCCCGAGGCCCTGGTGGAGAGCATGCTCTTCGGCCACGAGAAGGGCGCCTACACCAGTGCGGACAGCCGTGCCGAGGGCCTGGTCACCCAGGCACACAAGGGCACGCTCTTTCTGGACGAGGTGGGCGAGCTGCCCCTGGCCATCCAGAAGTCCTTCCTCCGCGTGCTGGAAGGCCACACCTACCGGCCCGTGGGCGGCGCCATAGAGCGTATAAGCGACTTCCGGCTGGTCTCGGCCACCAACAGGGATCTGGAAGCCATGGTGCTCAATGGGACGTTCCGCAAGGATCTGCTCTTCCGGTTGCGCGCCATCAACATCGAGCTGCCGCCGCTGCGGAACTCGGTGGACGACATCAACGAGCTCACCTGCAACTTCATCGGCCGCGTCTGCGACCGCATGGGCATATCCAGAAAGGGCTTTTCAACCGACTTCCTGGAGGCGCTGGAGAAGTACGAGTGGCCCGGCAACGTGCGCGAGCTCATCAACACCATCGAGTACGCCATTGCCGCGGCAGGGGACGCGCCGGCGCTCTTTCCCCGGCACCTGCCCACGCACATCCGCGCCAGGCTCGCCCGCCACTCGGTGATGGAGCAGGTGCGGCCCGAGGAGCCCGCCCCGCACAAGCAGAGCCTGGACCCTGAGAACTTTCCGGATATCCGCGAGTTCCGCGACAAGGCCATGGCCGACCTGGAGGTCATGTACCTGGGCGACCTCATGGAGCTGACCCAGGGCGATATCCCCAGGGCGTGTGAGGTCTCCGGCCTTTCCCGCGCCAGACTCTACGCCCTGCTCAAGAAGTATGGCCTGTCCAAGGAGCGCGAGCAGGTCTCGTGACGCCAATGCTTCGGCAGTTTGTGCAACCTACACACAGTGAAGCGCAGAAAAGGCGTTCTGTTGTCAGCCTTTCCGACGAATGCACGTCGGGATTCCTTACAATGAATGCGCCGGCGTGATCCCAGCCGTCGGCAGCTCCTTTTGAACGTACCCTGTTCCCTGTTCTGGCAGACGAAATAGGCCATGCAGCGCGGGCTGACGCTGTTTTTTCTGCATGGCGCATGGCTCTGCGTTCTTTGGCTGCGGCGTTTGCTCATGCGCATCCGAATGCGTGCAGGTCGGATCGCGCGGCCGAGGGGCCAGCCGCGTTGTCGGGTTGTCTTACACCCGTTTCGCATTCACTTTTGAGCGTGTGCGCTTAATACGATAGAATAATTAATGTTTTCTTATTGGCTCGGTTCTTCGTCGTTCCTTTTTGCATACCTCGCCAACTACGCATATCTCTCTGAAATATTTAGTCTAAATTTGGTCCAGGGCTTGCTAGGGCTTCGATGCCCCCTGAAACACTTGGGAGGAACACCCAAGGAGGATATTATGAGAAAGACTCTTTCCATGGTTCTGGCCACTCTGGTCTTCGTGGTCGTGGGAGCCTCACAAGCCATTGCCATGTCGTTCCAGTTTGATTCGTCCGCATCCTATGTCTCGGAGACCACGGACCCCGGGCTGGTGATGGACTGGCGAAACATCCCGTTCTCAACCGAGGAATTCGACCTCGAAGTCGGCGATTCCTACAACTTCGTCTTTGGCAGCATCGCGACCACCGAAGAATCGATCAACCAAGACGATTTGACGGCGCTGGCTGTCACTGCATACTTCGAGTTCATCCTGCCGGACGAGCTGGGCGGCACTCTGAGCGGATCTGTCCAGGGCATGTCGTACTTCTGGGGTGCGGTGCAAGGGTGGAGCCTGGAGTGGAACAACCCGGCCACGCTCTACTTCGGCCCGCACGACTCCGGCATGGTCACCATCGAGCTTGCGGACCTCAGCCATTTCGGTCTCTTTGATC from Oceanidesulfovibrio marinus includes:
- a CDS encoding Coenzyme F420 hydrogenase/dehydrogenase, beta subunit C-terminal domain, which gives rise to MATTAKVDVPGSDPVLGVQEFLKLLLRQGEIGGVFVQTHLNPHGMPMPTLITDPERLDRADPLAPAFPMNAARMAARLTHGRSGDRVAAVLRPCEIRAFVELVKLNQGSMDEILLIGFDCLGAYSNRNYPRYIGGDDPMSLTSGFLGKTGGSEDTAQSDYDIAEACQSCENLEPLGADIGIGLVGMDLGDHFVVTAHTPQGEAVLSRLGLADVEDPSARRAAMDALVEKRTAYRNAMFERTHEATSTLAGLSEFFARCVNCYNCRAACPVCYCKECVFLTDVFDHKPWQYLGWARHKGMLKMPTDTLFFHLTRLAHMSTSCVGCGQCSNACPNDIPVMELFRTVGARTQAGFDYVPGRSFDEPPPLSVFKADEFPEVAGAD
- a CDS encoding hydrogenase iron-sulfur subunit; the protein is MDTAVAEEETPQAPATEAFEPTIVAFVCNWCTYTAADLAGTSRLVQRPNVRLVRMMCTGMVDPKYVIKALLGGADAVLISGCHPGDCHYINGNYKARRRVKLLNDILDQFGIDRRRLKLTWVGASEGNEFAETVNDLIEEIRELGPIETRDMMVL
- a CDS encoding CoB--CoM heterodisulfide reductase iron-sulfur subunit A family protein; translated protein: MANRIGVYVCHCGTNIAGKVDCSEVARYAGGLRDVVVSRDYQFMCSDPGQDLIVEDIRSLGLNRVVVASCSPRLHEKTFQKACARAGLNPYMMQHTCIREHCSWVTKDPEEATRKAEHIVAAAVRRVARHQELFSREVGVLPDVMVVGAGIAGIQAALDIAKSGHMVHLIEKGPSIGGHMAQFDKTFPTLDCAACISTPKMVAVSQEPNIHLMTYSEVTEVDGFVGNYKVTVRRKPRYVREDICTGCGTCLEKCPTKVISEFEEGIGMRKAIYRNSPQSVPNTPVIDAEHCLKLTKDKCGACEKFCPTGAIDYTQTESSVTLEVGSIVLATGYDTMDPSPIREYGYGRFDNVYTALQFERLNNAVGPTGGKILLKDGTPPESVAIIHCVGSRDANYHQYCSRVCCMYALKYDHLIKDKVGHSVPIYNFYMDMRCFGKGYEEFYERVQGEGVTFIRGRPAEVLEEDGKLVVVAEDTLLGEIVRVPVDMVILCTAMEPRKDTAEVARVFGVSRSQDGFLLEEHPKLGPVSTATDGVFLAGTCQGPKDIPDAVAHASGGAAQALALAAKGTVSISPTTSYINPDICVGCKVCIDLCAYSAIEFDERRQVSVVNEAMCKGCGSCAGYCPSGAAQIKHFNETQVFNELEGLLMPVKPPAPAPEKIEPQTARRPAAEVVPEEAAPEEAMPESAEPAEAEV
- a CDS encoding transposase — encoded protein: MKRRKWDAQTKTRIVLAGLEGESVTDLCRRYEIRPSQYYKWRDHFLSNCVRAFDGPPRCRSQGNLETENTRLKKLVGELTLELAGK
- a CDS encoding sigma-54-dependent transcriptional regulator; protein product: MAKALCIDDTVLCRSLETAMGHSDVEMRIVQSLAAAREALYDEPQDVVILGCIPPGPAGLECLNEIRRTPGRPEVLLLTDHGDPEFAEIAIRSGAWSYMIKPPVTGDLVKAVLRALDHREERRTRRKPVALKRNGIFGDSEALRRCLDQLAQAAVSDSSVLISGETGTGKELFATAIHENSPRSSGAFVVVDCAAMPEALVESMLFGHEKGAYTSADSRAEGLVTQAHKGTLFLDEVGELPLAIQKSFLRVLEGHTYRPVGGAIERISDFRLVSATNRDLEAMVLNGTFRKDLLFRLRAINIELPPLRNSVDDINELTCNFIGRVCDRMGISRKGFSTDFLEALEKYEWPGNVRELINTIEYAIAAAGDAPALFPRHLPTHIRARLARHSVMEQVRPEEPAPHKQSLDPENFPDIREFRDKAMADLEVMYLGDLMELTQGDIPRACEVSGLSRARLYALLKKYGLSKEREQVS
- a CDS encoding PEP-CTERM sorting domain-containing protein, with amino-acid sequence MRKTLSMVLATLVFVVVGASQAIAMSFQFDSSASYVSETTDPGLVMDWRNIPFSTEEFDLEVGDSYNFVFGSIATTEESINQDDLTALAVTAYFEFILPDELGGTLSGSVQGMSYFWGAVQGWSLEWNNPATLYFGPHDSGMVTIELADLSHFGLFDPDNGFPTYVDIDGIITYSTAPTPEPGTLLLLGAGLGALCFARRRRRDA